In Piliocolobus tephrosceles isolate RC106 chromosome 5, ASM277652v3, whole genome shotgun sequence, a single genomic region encodes these proteins:
- the LOC111525538 gene encoding 39S ribosomal protein L24, mitochondrial, translating into MRLSALLALASKVTLPPNYRYGMSPPGSLADKRKNPPWLRRRPVVVEPISDEDWYLFRGDTVEILEGKDAGKQGKVVQVIRQRNWVVVGGLNTHYRYIGKTMDYRGTMIPSEAPLLHRQVKLVDPMDRKPTEIEWRYTEAGERVRVSTRSGRIIPKPEFPRADGIVPETWIDGPKDTSVEDALERTYVPRLKTLQEEVMEAMGIKETRKYKKVYWY; encoded by the coding sequence ATGCGTCTTTCTGCCCTGCTGGCCTTGGCATCCAAGGTCACTCTGCCCCCCAATTACCGCTATGGGATGAGCCCCCCAGGCTCCTTGGCAGACAAGAGGAAGAACCCCCCATGGCTAAGGCGGCGCCCAGTGGTTGTGGAACCCATCTCTGATGAAGACTGGTATCTGTTCCGTGGGGACACGGTGGAGATCCTAGAAGGCAAGGATGCTGGAAAGCAGGGCAAAGTGGTTCAAGTTATCCGGCAGCGAAACTGGGTGGTCGTGGGAGGGCTGAACACACATTACCGCTACATTGGCAAGACCATGGATTACCGAGGAACCATGATCCCTAGTGAAGCCCCCTTGCTCCACCGCCAGGTCAAACTTGTGGATCCTATGGACAGGAAACCCACTGAGATTGAGTGGAGATATACTGAAGCAGGAGAGCGGGTACGAGTCTCCACACGATCAGGGAGAATTATCCCTAAACCCGAATTTCCCAGAGCTGATGGCATCGTCCCTGAAACGTGGATTGATGGCCCCAAAGACACATCAGTGGAAGATGCTTTAGAAAGAACCTACGTGCCCCGTCTAAAGACACTACAGGAGGAGGTGATGGAGGCCATGGGGATCAAGGAGACTCGGAAATACAAGAAGGTCTATTGGTATTGA